The nucleotide sequence GCAGCGGCAGCAGTCGTCGCAATATGCGAGGTCGAACTTCTGGCGGCTAGGCCTCCGGCCGCCGTGGCGGTCGCCACGGGCGACCTAGCCACACAGCCAGCGGCCGGGGCGGTCACGATGGTTGACACAGACGCGCATGGGACTACGCTGCTCTCATCCGCGATGAATGCCCGGTCGAAGCCCCCCGACCCTCACCCCGCCTCTCCCTGAGAGGTAGAGGCGTTCACGCTGAGCACACCCTATAACCCCTCTCCCTTCCAGGGAGAGGATCAAGGAGAGGGTGGCTCATCCGCCGGCGCGCAGGCATCAGCGGTCGCCCCGAACGGCGCGAACAGCCGGAAGCTCCCCCCGGTCGAGAACGCGTCCTCCAGCGCCCGCTGGAGAAATGAGCGCGCATGGGTGACCGCGTCAACCAGCGTCTCCCCGCGCGCCAGATAGCCGGCGATGGCTGCGGCCAACACACACCCCGTGCCGTGCACCGGCGGCCCGGGGAGGCGTGGATTCTGGAATACGGTCTGCTGGCGGCCATCCCACAGCACATCAACCGCGGGCCCCGGCAGGTGGCCGCCCTTGACCAGCGCCGCCCCCGCGCCCATCTCCACCAGCGCGCGCGCCGCCCGCGCCGCGTCATCCAGGCCGGCAGCTGACACGCCGGTGAGCGTTTCCGCCTCCGGCGCATTGGGCGTTATGACCACGGCCAAGGGGAGCAGCTTCTCGCGCATCGCGGACACCCCGTCGTCCGTCAGCAGGTGGGTGCCGTCCTTGGCCACAATCACCGGGTCCAGCACCAGACCGCGCACGCCATGCGCGGCCAGGCGCTCCGCTACCACCTCGACGATGGCGGTGGATGACAACATGCCGGTCTTAACCGCGTTCGCGCCGACGTCATCCAGCACTGCGTCTATCTGCTGCGCGACCAGCGAGGGCGCGATTCCCTCGAAGCCGATCACGCCGCGGCTGTTCTGGGCGGTGACCGCGGTCACCGCGCACGCGCCATAGACCCCGAGCGCCGCGAAGACCTTGAGGTCGGCCTCCAGGCCGGCGCCACCGCAGGAGTCCGAGCCGGCGATGGTGAGCGCGCGCGGGATCACGGCCTTCTTCCCTCGATCAGCGCGGGCAACTCCGCGAGGGTGTCAATGACCCATTCGGGGCGCACGTCGTCCGGCGCCCTACCCACGTCGTCGGCGCTGCTGATGCCGGTCAGCACCAGGGCGGTGTGGATGCTGGCGGCGCGGCCGGCTTTGATGTCAGTGTCGAGGCGGTCGCCGACGATGACAGCCTCGGCCGACTGGCACCCCGCCTGCGACAGCAGCAGCTCAACCATGCGCGTCTCCGGCTTGCCGATGAGCCGCGGGGAGAAGCCGACTGCCGTCTCGATGGCGGCGACGATGGTGCCGCCGCCGGGCAGCAGGCCGTTCTCGACCGGGAAGGTGGCGTCGCGGTTGGAGGCGATGAACTCCGCGCCATCGAGGACCGCGTCCATGGCGGCGCACAGCATGTCATAGCAGAATGCGCGGTCCATCCCCACCGCGACGTAGCGCACGCCATCCACCGGCGGCGCCGTCAGCACCTCGAACCCCATGGCCGCGATCTCGTCGCGCAGGCCGCCCTCGCCCACCACCAGCACGCGCGCCCCCGCATTCCCGCGCGACTTGAGGTAGAGAGCGGTGGCGTAGGCGGAGGTCATGATCTCGGCGGGCGGAGTGGGGATGCCGAACTCCCCCAGCCGGCGCGCGTACTCGTCGCGGGTGACGGTGGAGTTGTTGGTGAGAAAGCGCACTGCCAGGCCGCGCTCGCGCGCCCAGGCGACGGTCTCCGCCGCATGGGGTAGCAGACGTTTGCCGCGGTAAATCACCCCGTCGAGGTCGAAGACGAGCAGACGTAGTGAAGGGCGGCGACAGTGGGCGCCAGCGGTCAAAGCAGTCTCCTCAGGGACATGTGCGGCTGGCGCTGATCGCGCCGGCGCCGATTGCGAGTATTGTAGCACCGCGGTGTCGGAGGGTCAACAATGCGCGCGCAGGTGTTGACCGCGGGGGTGGATTGAGGTATACTCCGAACAGGACTTTTGCGGCGAGCAAAAGTCCTTGCCATCTTGGCGGGGCGTGGCGCAGCTCGGCAGCGCGCCTGTTTTGGGAACAGGAGGTCGGCGGTTCAAATCCGCCCGCCCCGACCAGCAGGTGGGGAGACGTTGGCTCGCGGGAGTAGCTCAGTCGGTAGAGCGTCAGCCTTCCAAGCTGAATGTCGCGGGTTCGATCCCCGTCTCCCGCTCCAGGGGCGCCTGTAGCTCAGGGGAGAGAGCGGCTGCCTTCTAAGCAGCGGGTCGCAGGTTCGATTCCTGCCAGGCGCGCCAGTCTATAGGTTGATAGGGAGACAAGGGCTGGGAGAGAGGACTCCTTCAATTGTCTTCTCTTGTCCAGCATGTGGTTCACGGCGGACGTAGCTCAATCGGCAGAGCACCTGACTGTGGCTCAGGGGGTTGTGGGTTCAAGTCCCATCGTTCGCCCCAGCAATCATATGAGCGCGCGCCTGTAGCTCAGCGGATTAGAGCACCAGACTTCGGATCTGGGGGCCGGGGGTTCGAATCCCTCCAGGCGCGCCAAGCGAAGGACGCCAGACAATGGACGCTGAGGGAAAGACAGCGGCTGCGACGGGCTCCCTTTTCCTCTGACGGCGTTCATCCCGCCGCTGGCCCAGGGCCGTTAGCTCAGCTGGCAGAGCAGGGGACTCTTAATCCCAAGGTCGAAGGTTCAAATCCTTCACGGCCCACCACCCTTCGCCCTTGTCGCTGACGCGCCAAGGAGCTACGGGTGGCAAGCTACCTCTAGCGTCGTTGCGTCGTCTTGGCTTTGGGCAGCGAAGGGTGCCCCACATAGCTCCCCGAAGCGCCAGCGAGGGGGCGACGTGGGGCCGCCGATACCCAAAGAGGATCGTAATGACCAAGCATGTCTACCTGCTCCAGAGCGTCAACTACCCAAGACAGCGGTACATCGGCGTGACATCAGAGGTTGATTCCCGTCTCGCGGCGCACAACGCAGGGGACTCGCCGCACACCTCGAAGTACCGGCCATGGCGGCTCTGCACGGCCATCAGATTCGAAGATGACCGAAAAGCAATGGCTTTCGAGGCGTATCTTAAGACGGGCTCCGGCTGGTCCTTCGCCAGGCGGCATTTCTGGTAGGCATGGACTGACCGGCTGCGGAACTGCGCTGTTCGGATTCCTCCGTCCTCCCGCATGGAATGGGTCCGAAAGGGGAGCGCAAGTGACTTCGGATACATCTCCGGCCTGTCGCAGCCCATCAGCCCGCACACCTTCCGCCGCACCTGCGCGTCACCGTTTCACGTGCAGGCGCTGCTCGGCCACACCACCCTCGAAATGACACGCCGGTACTGCCGCGCCGCAAACCAGGACCTCGCCGCCCTCCAGCGCCAGCATGGGGTGGTGGACGGAATGCGCAGTTCACCCGGCATTTCACCAAGGCGACACCGAAGATGACGACGCGTGTCCCGTCCACGGCCACACTTCCTATTCTATTCTCGTCTCGCCCGCAACCGCGAAACATGCCCACCGCTCCCTGGCTGTGCTGTGCAAGTTCATGGCGCGGGAGGGGACAATCACCGGCGACCCGATGCAGCACGTCGAGCCGCCGAAAGCGCCCGTCAAGCTGGTCTCGCCGCTAACCGAAGACGAAGTGTCCCGAATGCTCAGCGCCTGCGGCGGGGGATTCGTGGGCGCGCGGTTGCGGGCGATGCTGCTGGTCTTCGTGGACACCGGCCTGCGTCTTTCGGAACTGTGCGGCTTGCGGCTGGCCGACGTGGGCTTCGTGGAGCGCGCCCTGCGCGTCATGGGCAAGGGCGCGAAGGAGCGCCTGGTTCCCTTCGGGGAGGCGACGAAGACGGCGCTGCTGGAGTACCTGGCGCGCCGGGGCGAACTGCGAGCGCAGGCGCTGTTCGTCGGGGTGTACGGCGAACCCCTGCAAGCGCGCCAGGCGCACCACCTGGTCGAGGGCTGCGGCAAGCGGGCAGGGGTGGCGAAGGTCTATCCGCACAAGTTGAGGCATACGGCGGCGACGCCTTCAGCTTGCAGCGGCTGCTTGGTCATTCCAGCCTGGAAATGACCCGGCGATATTGCGCCCTGGCCGACGCCGACCTGGTGGCAAAGCACCGGGCCTGCTCGCCGGGGGACGGGTTCCTGGCCCACGTCAAGCCGACGAGCGGACGCAAGCGGCTGCGGTAGGGCGAGGCGGAGCAGGAGCGCCGAGATTGGCCAGCGAAAGACGCCGTGCGGCGCGTCGCCTGGCGCTAGGTTCCTGTCGGCGGCGCTGCGGCTGTTGACGCGAACGACAAGTTAGTGCACCGTCAACCGTGATATGCAGGATTCAGGTATGACAGATAGCGAAGTCCGGTGGTTCGCCGGGGAACCCGGGCGAGTCAAGCTCAAGCGGCCCTACCCCGTGATTCATGACTGACGGTGCATTAGCTTCTGAAGGGGTCATTTCATGAGTCCTAACACCTGGTTCTTCTCGGTCTGTGGAGTGATTCTTATTGTAGGGGGTTGGTGGTTCTACCCGTATGTAAACCAGCTCTTGGCTATAAGCCCCGTCAATGCGAGGTACGGATGGCTTCCGGGGATAGCCGGTCTCTGCCAATGGGTTATTGCTATAGCTTGGGGCCTTGTGTTTCTGGCCATGTCGGGGGAGTTCAACGAGTACATGTTCGGCCCTTGGCCTGACTCCACTCTATCTTTTGGCTGAGAGTTGTGTCCGCTATTCTCTTCATGCTTGGCTTCGTTGGCACAGCCGCTAGGTGGGCTTGGCATAGGGGATACAACTGTGCGAAGGATGGAAGTACGCCGCCAGGTATCAGCCCATTTGACTTCTGAGGAAGTGGTGCTATAAGAAGCCTGACAAGGAGGGCGAGAGTGTGGTCAAGGCAAAGTGGGCGGTGGTGATGGTTGTGGCTCTTGTGGCGCTGGCCGCGGTTGTCGCGGCGCGCCGTCTGCTGCGCCTCAGAGCTTTTCCCAGCCGTGGCCGTTTGTAAACCAGACACGGCCGGTTCGCAAGTCGTAGCGGAACGCTCGGCCTTCGCTCACGCTATACTTGTAGCGGGGTGGGGTAAGTTCCAGCGTGGCTACCCGCGTAACGAGTCCAAGGAACACGATGGCCGTGAGCGCGATTACCCATTTCGGCACTAACATGGCGCATTTTCTCCCCGCGTCTCGATTGCCGCCTATTCTATCACTCGCACGCCGATGGCGACGGGGCAGAGGCGCTCGGCGCGGGCGACGTTGTGGCGCGGGGTCGGGCGCTGCTGCGGCTTTGCGACGGTGATGACTCGCCGGAGCGGCGCGCGTGGCTGGAACGGGCGCTGGGGCGGGGTCCGGATCGGCGGGTCAGTACCGCGGCGTGAGGAAGATGTCCAGGTTAGTGGTGATGCCGGGCGTGGCGCGGACGCCTGAGTAGGACTTGTCGGCGTATCCCGGACTCAAGGCGATCACGTCGTAGCTGCCCGGCGGGAGGTTCCGGTCGAGCCGGTACGCCCCCCACGGCGCGGTGGAGGTGCCCTTGGACCACCACACGCCGTCCTTGTATGCCCTCACTTCGGCACCGATCACGGGTTGGCCCGTGTATGCATCCCGCAGGTAGCTGGCGATGAGACCTGAGGGCTGGAGGAAGGCGTTGACATAGGTGGTGGCACCGGGGACGACATTGACCGCCTGCACGAGACGCACGTAGCCGTTCTTGGAGATGCAGACCGAGTTCGCGCCGGCCGCCAGGTCGCGGGCGATCTCGTAGGTCGCATCCGCCGGGCCGGTGACGGCGCTGGCGCGCAGAAGTGAGGTAGGCGTGCGGCGCACCTTCGCTGTGCGCGACGTGTTTCCGCACGCCCCCTCCCGAACCGTACGTGACAGTTTCCCGTCATACGGCTCTCCATTCAGGGTTGACCAGGTTGGCTGTCAGCCGCCAGGTAGGGGTGAGGTATCCGGCGCAATCGCGGGTAACGCTGCACCTTGATGTCGCGCAGAAACGCGACCGGGAGCAGTCCGCCCTCTTGTCGAGGGACCGCGATTACCGTTCGGCCTCCTACTCGTTTCACATACCGTCTCCATGCTTCCCGTGGCCCGCACTTGTGCTTCTTGCAGAGCCAGTACAAAACCCGACCCCACACGAAGTAATCGAGTGACGAGGCCAGTCTGGAGATGGAGCAGTAGCGATAGTAGTAGCCCCATCCTCTGAGATACAGGTTCAAATGAGTGACCAGAC is from Armatimonadota bacterium and encodes:
- the thiD gene encoding bifunctional hydroxymethylpyrimidine kinase/phosphomethylpyrimidine kinase; this encodes MIPRALTIAGSDSCGGAGLEADLKVFAALGVYGACAVTAVTAQNSRGVIGFEGIAPSLVAQQIDAVLDDVGANAVKTGMLSSTAIVEVVAERLAAHGVRGLVLDPVIVAKDGTHLLTDDGVSAMREKLLPLAVVITPNAPEAETLTGVSAAGLDDAARAARALVEMGAGAALVKGGHLPGPAVDVLWDGRQQTVFQNPRLPGPPVHGTGCVLAAAIAGYLARGETLVDAVTHARSFLQRALEDAFSTGGSFRLFAPFGATADACAPADEPPSP
- a CDS encoding HAD-IIA family hydrolase — encoded protein: MTAGAHCRRPSLRLLVFDLDGVIYRGKRLLPHAAETVAWARERGLAVRFLTNNSTVTRDEYARRLGEFGIPTPPAEIMTSAYATALYLKSRGNAGARVLVVGEGGLRDEIAAMGFEVLTAPPVDGVRYVAVGMDRAFCYDMLCAAMDAVLDGAEFIASNRDATFPVENGLLPGGGTIVAAIETAVGFSPRLIGKPETRMVELLLSQAGCQSAEAVIVGDRLDTDIKAGRAASIHTALVLTGISSADDVGRAPDDVRPEWVIDTLAELPALIEGRRP
- a CDS encoding GIY-YIG nuclease family protein encodes the protein MTKHVYLLQSVNYPRQRYIGVTSEVDSRLAAHNAGDSPHTSKYRPWRLCTAIRFEDDRKAMAFEAYLKTGSGWSFARRHFW
- a CDS encoding tyrosine-type recombinase/integrase; this translates as MLCKFMAREGTITGDPMQHVEPPKAPVKLVSPLTEDEVSRMLSACGGGFVGARLRAMLLVFVDTGLRLSELCGLRLADVGFVERALRVMGKGAKERLVPFGEATKTALLEYLARRGELRAQALFVGVYGEPLQARQAHHLVEGCGKRAGVAKVYPHKLRHTAATPSACSGCLVIPAWK
- a CDS encoding carboxypeptidase regulatory-like domain-containing protein, giving the protein MRRTPTSLLRASAVTGPADATYEIARDLAAGANSVCISKNGYVRLVQAVNVVPGATTYVNAFLQPSGLIASYLRDAYTGQPVIGAEVRAYKDGVWWSKGTSTAPWGAYRLDRNLPPGSYDVIALSPGYADKSYSGVRATPGITTNLDIFLTPRY